The Clostridium sp. DL-VIII DNA window AAGAAAATGGAGTGTGAAACAATGAAGAAGCTAGGAATTTCAGTTTATCCAAGCCATAGCAATATAACTCAAATTGTAAACTATATTCATTTGGCTGGAAAATATGGATTTAAAAGAATATTTACATGTTTAATCTCTATAGCGGATAGGAATATAGAAGATATAATATCAGAATTTAAAGTTATTACAAAAGCTGCAAAGGAAGAAAATATGGAGATCATTGCAGATTTAGAGCCGAACATATTTAAAAAATTAGGTGCTTCTATTTATGATTTGAAAGTATTTAAAGATATTGGATTAGATGGGATAAGATTAGACATGGGCTTTAGCGGACATGAAGAAGCAATCATGAGTTTTAATGAATACGGACTAAAAATAGAATTAAATATGAGTAATGGAACAAAGTATATTGATAATATTTTATCTTATCAAGCTAATCCAAATAATTTATATGGATGTCATAATTTTTATCCACACAAATATACAGGAATTTCTCTTGAACATTTTATAAAATGCTCAAAACAGTTTAAAGAACTCGGGTTAAACACAGCAGCATTTGTAAATTCAAAAGATGCTAAGTATGGTCCGTGGCCAGTTTCAGAAGGCCTATGTACATTAGAAATGCATAGAGATCTGGCAATAGATATACAAACTAAACACTTTTTGGCTACTGGATTAATTGATGATGTAATTATAGCAAATTCCTTTGCATCAGAAGAGGAACTTGAATTGTTGAGCAAATTAAATAAAGAAAAATTGACATTTAAAGTCAACTTTAATGATAGCGCAACAGAATTAGATAAGAAAATTGTTCTGGAAGAATATCATTTTAGCAGAGGAGACGTTTCTGAATACATGATACGGTCTACACAAAGTAGAGTTAAGTACAAAGGAGAAAGTTTTCCAGCAGCAAATACCGTTGATATTAGACGAGGAGATATATTAATTGATTCAGATTTATATACTAGGTATGCAGGTGAGCTTCAAGTCGCTTTAAAAGATATGAAGAATTCAGGTAAGACTAATGTGATAGGAAGAATAGCAGATGATGAAATATTTTTATTAGATTATATCAAACCTTGGATGAACTTTGGCTTTAGGTTAAATTAATATTTTTATAATAAAGGGGGAATTTTATTTATGAACAAATTTTTTGAGTGGATGGAAGAGCATTTTGTTCCTATAGCATCCAGAATTGGCTCTCAGAGGCACCTAGTAGCAATCCGTGATGGTTTTGCTACAATTACACCTTTAATAATTGCAGGCGCTTTTGCGGTATTGTTTAATAACTTAGGATTTAAAGGATATCAAAATTTCATGAACTGGTTATTACCAACAGGTTGGACAGCTTGGGGTGGTGCTATATGGAATGGTTCTTTTGGCGTTATGTCAATATTAATTGTATTCACAATATCATATCATTTGGCAACATCATACGATAAAGATGGACTAGCAGCTGGAATTGTAGTAACAGCAGCTTCAATAATTTTGTATTCAACAACTCCTGACGGGGCATTTCCAATGACATTTTTAGGTTCACAGGGTTTGTTTATTGCATTAATAGTAGCATTGGTTGGCACAGAAATCTTTGTTAAATTAATAGGCAATCCTAGATTAGTAATAAAAATGCCTGAAGGGGTACCACCAGCAGTTGCTAAGTCATTTGCAGCTTTATTTCCATCAATTATAATTTTAGCAATAGCAGCAGGTGTTAAGGAATTATTTATGTTAATGCATGTAGCAGATATACATCAAGCTTTATTTTTCACATTACAAAAACCACTACAAGGAATTGTAGGAAGTTTAGGCGGAGTTCTTATAATAGTTTTCTTAATACAACTATTATGGTTCTTTGGATTGCATGGAGCTAATATACTTGCACCAGTTATAAATGCTTTATTGCTTCCATTACTTTTGGCTAATACAGATAAATTAAATGCTGGATTGCAGCCAGAAAACATATTGAATAGTCAATTTCTGGATTCTTATGTGAATATGGGAGGTTCAGGAACTACTATAGGATTATTAATTGCCGTATATATTTTAAGAAAGAGGGCAGGATCTCAACAAAGAATGATTGCTAATTTAGGTATTGGACCAGGATGCTTTAATATTAATGAGCCAGTAATTTTTGGTTTTCCAATAGTTTTAAATCCTATGTACTTCTTCCCATTTATACTTGCTCCAATGGCTTCTGTATTAATAGCATATATGCTAACAGCAATAGGATTTGTACCAAAGGTATCATTAATGGCAGGATGGACCACACCACCAATTTTAGGAGCAATAATATCTACTAATTCAATTATGGGAGGAGTTACAGCTTTAATATGTTTAGTTGTAAGCGTACTAATATATATGCCATTTGTATATGCTGCAGGCAGGCAAGCAACCGCTGGAGAAGAAGCTTCGAAAAGTATTAATATGTAAGTTTAATTAAGTGTAAAATTCCACAATTAACTGTAAAACTGCACAAATTGACAAGCATAATTGTTAGTGATATAATAAGCAAATATAATTTGGTTTTATACTAATAAATGTACGCAATGGGGCGGATTCTTTTGAATCTGCCTTTTAATTTTATGTAAAATTTTTGCAATTAACATAGTAAAATATTTTTCACTATATACTTTACAATAAAATATATATTACGTTAAAATGAATATAAAAAAGTAGAATTATTTAACATAAAAATAATATATTTTACAAAGTAAGGAATTAGAAATGGAATTTTTAATTTAAAGAACATATAATAAAAAATTAAGACTTTTATAATGAAATATGTTTTAATAAATGTGATGCTAGAAATTTTAAACGTAACAATTTAAATTTATATAAATATTAAGTGGTAATAACCTTATGATTTAGGCACATGAAAGAAAATAATAGACCAAAGATGTGGCGCATATTTTGCGTCAGGCAAGGAAGTAAATTCTACTCATAGCGGGTCTATTAGTAAAATTTGCTGACGCAGTATGACACAAAATAGGTAAGCATACTGGCCTATTATTTTTTTGACTGTGCCTTAGCCTTAAGTCAACAGGAATAAATAAAAGGTATTTTAATTTAGTGAAGAATGAGGTCGCCACGTACATAATATATTAAAATTAAATATATTATAATAATTAATAAAAAGGGTGGGAGCATGAGTACAATTATTGATTCAGCAGTCATAATAAAGTCTTATAATAATAATATAGTTTCTGTAAAAATGAATGAGAAGGAAAGAGTACTTTTTGGTAAGGGCATTGGATTTGGAAAGAAGCTTGGAGATGTTATTGAGAAAGGTACTGAAGTTGAGAAAATATTTGTTATTGAAGATGACGATAATTTAAGAAATTTCAAGCAGGTAATTGAAAATGTTGATGAAGAATTTTTAATATTATGTGAAAAAATGATATCTTATATAGAAGCTGAATTAAAAGAAAACTTGGATGAGAGAATACACATTGCATTAGTGGATCATTTAAATTTTGCACTAAAAAGATTGTCCAATAACGAGGAAATAGAAAATCCTTTCATAGTAGAAATTAAAGCTCTATATCCTAAAGAATATAAATTAGGAGAAAAAGTTTCAGAAATTTTACAAAATGAAACGAAGGTAAGCATTCCAATGGGTGAAATTGGGTTTATAGCATTGCATATACACTCAGCTAGAAATTCTGGAAAAGTATCAAATACAATAAAAAATACATATTTAATAAATTCTATAATTGGCTTTATAGAAGAGAAGCTAGGAATACAAATAGATAAAACGTCTTTAGATTATGCAAGGTTCTTAACCCACTTGAAATTTGCAATAAAGAGAATAGCAGCAGATATATCAATCAAAAATGATTTTATAAAAGAAATAAAGTCCAAGTATAAATTATCATATAAAATAGCAAAAGGAGTATCCAATATATTGATAGATAGATTGGAAAAAGATATTGCTGAAGATGAGATAGCATATTTAGCAATGCATATAGAAAGATTTAGAAGGGCTACTATAGAGGCATAAAAAAATAGCTAACATATTGAAAATATGTTAGCTGTTTTTTATAAGCTAAAAGTAACTACTTCACTTTGACCTGCAACTACATCTTTATTAACATCAGCTTTTAAATCTTTTACTGCATCCATATTTGTAACTAAAACAGGAGTTATTAAAGAAAAACCTTTGCTTAATATAAAATCTCTGTCAATCTTTATAATTGGTGTCCCAGCTTTAACTTTATTTCCAGCTTCAACTAATTGTTCAAAGCCTTCACCATTTAAGGAAACAGTATCAATTCCTATATGAACTAGCAATTCAACGCCATTATCTAATGCTAAGGCAAATGCATGTTTAGTGTTAAATACGAGAGCTAGATGTCCATCAGCAGGTGCGACTATGACATTACCAGTAGGATCTATAGCAACTCCATCCCCAGCCATTCTTTCTGCAAAAACTTGGTCAGGTACCTGTGATAAATCTATTGTTTTACCAGTTACAGGAGCTAATAATTTTGTTTCATTTGTTGTATTCTTTTTGAAAAAATTAAACATATTTTATATTCCTATAGTTACTAGGAATAGTCACTTCCTTTCCTTTGTTATTTCATGTGTATTAGTAATAAAAAAAAAGCATAAGCTTCCGGAAAAAACGTAAACTTATGCCTGATTTAACAGTAACACATCTATATTGATAATTATATTATTTTAAATTATTAGTGTCAATAATAAAAAAAATCAAAAAGGTATTGATTATAGAGAAAAATTAAGGTAAGATATGTATAAGAAAAATGTGTAGGCGTGTAACCGATTAAAGTGGGCATTAGCTGAAAAGGATAAATTTTCAATTATCCTTTTCGGCTTTTTTATTTTCTATAATTATAGTAAATAAAAAAGTCTTTTTTTATTATTTAAGAAGTTATATTGAGCTTTATAGCCACTTGTGATTTTGTTCTTAATTATGTATTTTAGGATATAAAATCCTTAAAATAAAATTTTATATATCATATATGATGAAAGGGGAATTATATTATTATGATGAAGTATTTACAAAAACTAGGGAAATCACTAATGCTTCCAGTAGCTTGTTTACCTGTTGCTAGTATATTAATGGGTATTGGTTATTGGATTGATCCTACAGGCTGGGGAGCAAATAATGTGGTTTCAGCCTTCCTTTTAAAAGGAGGTAGTGCTTTAATTGACCACATGGGAATCTTATTTGCAATTGGTGTTGCTGTTGGAATGTCTGATGATAATGATGGAACAGCTGGGCTTGCAGGTCTTGTTGCATGGCTTATGATTACAACTTTATTAGATCCAGCATCTGTAGCAATGTTTAAGCACATTGATGTTAAGGAAGTTCCAGCCGCTTTTGGAAAGATTCAAACACAATTTATTGGTATTTTATCAGGATTAATTGGTGCATCTTGCTATAACAGATTTAAGGGGGTTAAATTGCCAGATGCATTAGGTTTCTTCAGTGGAAAAAGGTGTGTTGCTATTGTAACAGCATTATATTCAATTATTGCATCAGTAATATTATTTTTCGCATGGCCTATTATATTTGGAGGATTAGTAGCTTTTGGTGAAGCTATTATATCTACAGGTGCAGTTGGAGCAGGTATTTATGCATTCTTTAATAGATTATTAATACCATTCGGTCTTCACCATGCATTAAATTCAGTATTCTGGTTTGATGTAGCTGGAATTAATGATATTGGTAAGTTCTGGGGAACTACTGGAGGAGGAGTAAAAGGTCAGACAGGTATGTATATGACTGGATTCTTCCCAGTAATGATGTTTGGTTTACCAGCAGGTGCTTTAGCTATGTATCATACAGCTAAAGATAAAAAGAAAAAAGTAGTTTATGGTTTATTATTAGCAGCAGCATTATCTTCATTCTTCACTGGTGTTACAGAGCCATTAGAATTTGCATTTATGTTCTTAGCTCCAGGATTATATTTAGTTCATGCAGGTTTAACAGGACTTTCAGCATTCGTATGTACATTATTACCAGTAAGAGCTGGATTTAACTTTAGTGCCGGTTTTGTAGATTGGTTCTTAAGTTTCCAAGCTCCAATGGCTGAAAATCCGCTTATGTTAATTCCAATTGGTTTAGTTGTTGGTGTAATTTACTATGTTGTATTCCGTATAGTAATTACAAAGTTTAACTTAAAGACACCAGGTAGAGAAGATGATGATGCAGAGGAAGTTAATGTAAAACTTTCAAATGATAACTTCACTGAAGTAGCAGCTGTCATATTAAGAGGTGTTGGTGGAAAAGAAAATATAACTTCTATTGATAACTGTGTAACTAGATTACGTTTAGAAGTTAAAGATCAAACATTAGTAGATGAAAAAGTCATTAAATCTGCA harbors:
- a CDS encoding MupG family TIM beta-alpha barrel fold protein, with translation MKKLGISVYPSHSNITQIVNYIHLAGKYGFKRIFTCLISIADRNIEDIISEFKVITKAAKEENMEIIADLEPNIFKKLGASIYDLKVFKDIGLDGIRLDMGFSGHEEAIMSFNEYGLKIELNMSNGTKYIDNILSYQANPNNLYGCHNFYPHKYTGISLEHFIKCSKQFKELGLNTAAFVNSKDAKYGPWPVSEGLCTLEMHRDLAIDIQTKHFLATGLIDDVIIANSFASEEELELLSKLNKEKLTFKVNFNDSATELDKKIVLEEYHFSRGDVSEYMIRSTQSRVKYKGESFPAANTVDIRRGDILIDSDLYTRYAGELQVALKDMKNSGKTNVIGRIADDEIFLLDYIKPWMNFGFRLN
- a CDS encoding PTS sugar transporter subunit IIC; the protein is MNKFFEWMEEHFVPIASRIGSQRHLVAIRDGFATITPLIIAGAFAVLFNNLGFKGYQNFMNWLLPTGWTAWGGAIWNGSFGVMSILIVFTISYHLATSYDKDGLAAGIVVTAASIILYSTTPDGAFPMTFLGSQGLFIALIVALVGTEIFVKLIGNPRLVIKMPEGVPPAVAKSFAALFPSIIILAIAAGVKELFMLMHVADIHQALFFTLQKPLQGIVGSLGGVLIIVFLIQLLWFFGLHGANILAPVINALLLPLLLANTDKLNAGLQPENILNSQFLDSYVNMGGSGTTIGLLIAVYILRKRAGSQQRMIANLGIGPGCFNINEPVIFGFPIVLNPMYFFPFILAPMASVLIAYMLTAIGFVPKVSLMAGWTTPPILGAIISTNSIMGGVTALICLVVSVLIYMPFVYAAGRQATAGEEASKSINM
- a CDS encoding PRD domain-containing protein, whose amino-acid sequence is MSTIIDSAVIIKSYNNNIVSVKMNEKERVLFGKGIGFGKKLGDVIEKGTEVEKIFVIEDDDNLRNFKQVIENVDEEFLILCEKMISYIEAELKENLDERIHIALVDHLNFALKRLSNNEEIENPFIVEIKALYPKEYKLGEKVSEILQNETKVSIPMGEIGFIALHIHSARNSGKVSNTIKNTYLINSIIGFIEEKLGIQIDKTSLDYARFLTHLKFAIKRIAADISIKNDFIKEIKSKYKLSYKIAKGVSNILIDRLEKDIAEDEIAYLAMHIERFRRATIEA
- a CDS encoding PTS glucose transporter subunit IIA, yielding MFNFFKKNTTNETKLLAPVTGKTIDLSQVPDQVFAERMAGDGVAIDPTGNVIVAPADGHLALVFNTKHAFALALDNGVELLVHIGIDTVSLNGEGFEQLVEAGNKVKAGTPIIKIDRDFILSKGFSLITPVLVTNMDAVKDLKADVNKDVVAGQSEVVTFSL
- the nagE gene encoding N-acetylglucosamine-specific PTS transporter subunit IIBC is translated as MMKYLQKLGKSLMLPVACLPVASILMGIGYWIDPTGWGANNVVSAFLLKGGSALIDHMGILFAIGVAVGMSDDNDGTAGLAGLVAWLMITTLLDPASVAMFKHIDVKEVPAAFGKIQTQFIGILSGLIGASCYNRFKGVKLPDALGFFSGKRCVAIVTALYSIIASVILFFAWPIIFGGLVAFGEAIISTGAVGAGIYAFFNRLLIPFGLHHALNSVFWFDVAGINDIGKFWGTTGGGVKGQTGMYMTGFFPVMMFGLPAGALAMYHTAKDKKKKVVYGLLLAAALSSFFTGVTEPLEFAFMFLAPGLYLVHAGLTGLSAFVCTLLPVRAGFNFSAGFVDWFLSFQAPMAENPLMLIPIGLVVGVIYYVVFRIVITKFNLKTPGREDDDAEEVNVKLSNDNFTEVAAVILRGVGGKENITSIDNCVTRLRLEVKDQTLVDEKVIKSAGISGVIRPGKTSVQVVVGTQVQFVADEFRKLCK